TCACCAGCGCATAGGAGGATTATTATATGACGGAGAGCAAGTATATAGAGCACATATTCAAGAGGTAACTCCGGTTGTAGACCGTGTAGGGAGTGGAGATGCCTTTATGGGCGGTCTAGCTTTTGGACTCATAGATGACCCTATAAACAAGCAGCGTGCAGTAGATATTGCTGTAGCGTCTTGTTGTTTAAAACACACTATTTATGGTGATTACAACTTGGTCTCTTTACAAGACATAGAACGATTTATGGATGGAGATCAATCAGGAAAAGTTTCAAGATAATTATGGCAAGATTTACAAGATTAGAAGTAGCACAAGCAATGAAAGACACGGGAATTGTTCCTTTGTTTTATAATGAATCTGTTGAGGTAGGCAAGCAATTATTACAAGCTTGTTACAGCGGTGGTGCTCGAGTAATAGAGTTTACCAGCCGTGGTGATAATGCACATAAGGTGTTTGATGAGCTGTGCGCTTTCGCGAAAGCGGAATTACCTGAGTTAATACTTGGCGTAGGTAGTGTTACAGACGCAGCAGCAGCATCTCTTTATTTGCAGTTAGGAGCAAACTTTGTAGTAACTCCTGTATTGCGTGAAGATATCGCCTTGGTCTGTAATAGAAGAAAAGTGCTATGGTCACCAGGCTGCGGATCACTAACAGAAATTGCTCGCGCCGAAGAACTAGGATGTGAGATTGTAAAACTATTTCCAGGAGGTATTTATGGAGCCCAGTTTGTAAAAGCTATAAAAGGACCATGTCCTTGGACGTCAGTGATGCCTACAGGCGGTGTTTCTCCTACTAAAGAAAGCCTAGAAGAATGGTTTAATGCAGGAGTAACCTGCGTAGGCCTAGGTTCAAAACTCATTGCTCTAGATGAGAATGGAGCATGGGATTATAAAAAAATAGAAGAAAAGACAGCGCTGGCTATCGATTTAATAAAAGTTATAAGAAGCAAATAAGAGCATCATAAGGCTCACAATTATTTGAATTAGTTTGTTTATTTACATTTAGTTTGTATTTCAAAGGGTATCGAGAGATACCCTTTGTTTTTTGTGACTTATTTAAATCTTGTAATAAATTGTTGAAATGTGATTATCTGTTTGTTGAAATATAGTTGGAGACACATAGAATAATGATGTTTTGAGTTATTTACTCATCATATTTTCTTCTAACAAAAATTCATATATTCATCATGCTTTAAAAACAATTTTTAAATATACATCTTTGTTGTGATGAAATATTACGGGAAATCGTAATCTATATTAGAACCAGACATAACCCCACCATTTATGGATAACTTAATTACGTTTGCAGTTACTGTATTTACAGGCTTTTTTGCTATAACAAATCCTATCTCAAACATGACTATCTTTTTGTCACTCACAGAGGGAGCAGATAAAAAGACAAAGCAAAATATCAATAAAAGAGCGAATATAGTTGCGTTTATTATTGTTGCTGGTTTTGTGCTGTTAGGTAAGTTTATCTTTGAGTTATTCCAAATAACAATACCTGCTTTTAAGATATTTGGTGGTATTCTAGTGTTTCTTATTGGTTTTGATATGTTACAGTCTAAAAAAGTTAATGTAAAGCACTTAAAAGAAGTAGACATAGATGAAAATATTGCAATCTCGCCCTTAGCTATCCCAATTATTGCAGGTCCAGGTACAATTGTAACTGCAATGAACTCCGTATCAGATGCAACTTACATGGAGATAGGGGTAGTGATTTTGATTTTTGCCATCATGTGTATGTTGATGTACATAACATTCAGCGCCAGCAATCTTATTGTTAAGGTTTTAGGTAACAATGTAATCTCTGTAATAGGTAAAATTATGGGTTTAATAATAGGTATTATAGGTACAGGGATGATTATAGAAGGAGTGAAAATTTCCTTTGATTTGATGCCATAAGTTGTAAAGGCAGTGTCAAGGAACGATATATAAATGCTTTGACTATAAATTTATGGTGAGTATATCATACTTCTTTTAAGAGTGTATTGTTTTAATTACCAAGAGTTTTTTTAATTAAAATCAACTTCTACAATAGTCGCTTCATCTTTTCTAGCTTCATTAGAGATAAAAAGCCTCCCGTCAGGACTAAAAGTAATTCCCTCTGGCTGAGCAAAGTTGTCTTTATCTAGTTTGTATACTTTTTTAATTGTACCATCGCTATCTAGTATCGCTATCTTTGGGTTTTTACCCTCAAGCACATAATAATCGCCAGTTGCAGGGTGTATTGCCACGTCAGACGGGTTAAAAGTATGATACACTTTCTTCTTTTGATAATCTTTAAAAGCCTTATCATCCATGTTTATGCGTATAGCGGGTTTTGCATCCATAGTCTTAGAATCTAGCGGAATGTAATACAGCCCTTTAAAGCCATCCTTACGATCACGATCTTTTGGCGTTATAACGAGGCTATTTCTTTTAGCATCTAGTGTGAGTGTTTCTATGTTATTACTAGCGGTAAATGCTGTTTGAAAAGTAGTTGTTTTAGGTTCGCTTTCGCGAAAGCGTAATATTTCATAAATCAATCCATCACTTCGCATTACATAAGCATCATTACCGTTAACAGTAACGCCTTCATAGTCTCCACTTCCAGCAAACGTTATTTCTTGAATGACTTTTTCTTTTTTAAGATCATATATAAAAATAATGCCATCCTCATCTTCTACACAAGCTATGGTGTTCTCAGAAATCCACGAGATACCACTTACCTCATTTAGAATTTTTGGCATTTTCCAGGTTTTAACAATTGTATAATCCTCCTCAGATTTTTTTTGAATCGTGGTTTTGTCTTTTTCATCGCTCTGATTGTTATAACTATTTGCACAACTTATAGTGAGAATGATTGCGAGAGTGACAATAAATAGGTGAGGTATATATTTTCTAGAGTTCATTAGATTTCTTTTTAAAGATACTGTGAGTGTGTTTCTTTTTAAGCTTTCGCGAAAGCTTAAAACATATATTTAAGTAGCTGGGTCACGTTTAAAAATCTGAATTAAATCAAAAACAATCACACAAAATACTACCCAGACAAAGCCTGCAATAAAGCCACCTGCAATATCTGAGGGGTAATGCACGCCTAAGTATATACGACTGAGACCGATACTTAAAATCAAGATTAAGCATATAGTGATAAATAGGATTTTATAAAACCTCTTAATTGGAAACTTGCTAATTAAGAATAATAGTGTCCCGTAAAATGCCATGGCCATCATGGCGTGCCCGCTTGGGTAACTCAGAGTTTCTACCGTAACGAGGTGCTCTACATCTGGTCGGGCTCTATTGATTATTTGTTTTAAGAGGAGATTAGAGCTTAATGCAAGCACCATCACAAATGCTAGCTGAGCTACATATCTCCATTTTTTAAACGTAAAGTAAAATATAATCGTACATAATATGAATGTAATTACATAGCCTAGTGCGTCACCTAAATCTGTCACAAAAACAAAATAGCTTGTAAGATAAGGCGTCCTGAAGCTAGCTACATAATTAGAGATTGCCGTATCAGAATCAGCCAGATAGGTGCTTTTTAAAGTTTCTGTAAGTGATATAAATAATTTGATACCGCCTATAAACAGTGCTAAGGCTATAGTTGTTGTGATAATATAAGCCCACCTACCATCATATTTTTGAAATACCTTGATTAATAAACTTTTAATCCAATAAATAAGTGATGCTAGTTTTTGTTTCATGCTTTACAATTACCATTCTCTACAAATTTAAGTATCAAATATTAGTAAAGTCTAAAGAAGAATATAATGTTATGTGCAAAGTTTCATTTCAAAATATATTATTTGAGACAGAAAATACTGCTATAAAGCACTTAGATTTTTTAAACGATACCAAAAGCATATATACACTTTGATGAGTAAACAGAGCCAGCCTCTAAAATACTAGATGGAAAATCAGCTCTATT
The genomic region above belongs to Dokdonia sp. Dokd-P16 and contains:
- a CDS encoding bifunctional 4-hydroxy-2-oxoglutarate aldolase/2-dehydro-3-deoxy-phosphogluconate aldolase, producing MARFTRLEVAQAMKDTGIVPLFYNESVEVGKQLLQACYSGGARVIEFTSRGDNAHKVFDELCAFAKAELPELILGVGSVTDAAAASLYLQLGANFVVTPVLREDIALVCNRRKVLWSPGCGSLTEIARAEELGCEIVKLFPGGIYGAQFVKAIKGPCPWTSVMPTGGVSPTKESLEEWFNAGVTCVGLGSKLIALDENGAWDYKKIEEKTALAIDLIKVIRSK
- a CDS encoding phosphatase PAP2 family protein; the protein is MKQKLASLIYWIKSLLIKVFQKYDGRWAYIITTTIALALFIGGIKLFISLTETLKSTYLADSDTAISNYVASFRTPYLTSYFVFVTDLGDALGYVITFILCTIIFYFTFKKWRYVAQLAFVMVLALSSNLLLKQIINRARPDVEHLVTVETLSYPSGHAMMAMAFYGTLLFLISKFPIKRFYKILFITICLILILSIGLSRIYLGVHYPSDIAGGFIAGFVWVVFCVIVFDLIQIFKRDPAT
- a CDS encoding MarC family protein, which produces MDNLITFAVTVFTGFFAITNPISNMTIFLSLTEGADKKTKQNINKRANIVAFIIVAGFVLLGKFIFELFQITIPAFKIFGGILVFLIGFDMLQSKKVNVKHLKEVDIDENIAISPLAIPIIAGPGTIVTAMNSVSDATYMEIGVVILIFAIMCMLMYITFSASNLIVKVLGNNVISVIGKIMGLIIGIIGTGMIIEGVKISFDLMP
- a CDS encoding SdiA-regulated domain-containing protein, translating into MNSRKYIPHLFIVTLAIILTISCANSYNNQSDEKDKTTIQKKSEEDYTIVKTWKMPKILNEVSGISWISENTIACVEDEDGIIFIYDLKKEKVIQEITFAGSGDYEGVTVNGNDAYVMRSDGLIYEILRFRESEPKTTTFQTAFTASNNIETLTLDAKRNSLVITPKDRDRKDGFKGLYYIPLDSKTMDAKPAIRINMDDKAFKDYQKKKVYHTFNPSDVAIHPATGDYYVLEGKNPKIAILDSDGTIKKVYKLDKDNFAQPEGITFSPDGRLFISNEARKDEATIVEVDFN